The sequence below is a genomic window from Colias croceus chromosome 11, ilColCroc2.1.
GGGGACCAAGTCAGTGCCACATAGGGGCGTTTGCAGAGCGTCAAAGTTTAGATCGGGGGGTTTATGGTAACTCCTTGCGTGTCTCTCCCAATGCTGGTATTGCTCGCTCGGATATAAATCCTTTTAGGTCCAATGTGCGGTTTGTGTTtggaaaaagaaaagaaaacaaaacattcACATGCTGCTTCGGGCTAGTGGTATGAGGTGGATGCAGCGAACGACAGGTGATGTGGGATACAACCTTGCGACGCAACAGAGTTTGACTAAAAACTCAATCATATCTTAGTTAAAAACGACTTATTTTAGAAGTACTGTCTAATttgtatttcatatttctattaatagCGTCTAAACGTACGAGAATTATCTTTTAAtagtcataataaataaaaaaataataaaggtaaATTTAGTGTCGCAAGGCTGTAGAAACAGCGTCGATAATGGCGATGGACATTTAGACGTCTATAGGTCTAAGCGAAATGAAAACGAAGAACGCAGcgggaaaattttaaatttcgcaTCTGGTAACACCAAGCTGTCAAAACCAATTCGTCCAAGAATGAACGACATTTTCCCATAACGTCGACATCTTttgcaaataattatatgcTGCACATTATATAGACgattattaataagtatataatgttatatattGATTACTTGCTATTGGTTAACAGAAGCTGTACTAAAACGCTTTAGTTAATTAAGCGTAGTTAGTttagtaggtaaatatttgGGTAAATATAAGTGAAGaaagaaaacattatttaaaagttctatttagattttagaaatGTTAAGgctaaataaatgataatagaTTTGCTATTCTAAAATGAACATGAAAAATGATTGGTGTTAATGGGtgaacttaaaaaataaaataaaattataaaagaaaatcttgtagaatttaatatattttgaaagaaaGGCTTTGGAGAACTATTTTTAACTTGAGAGTAGATAAAACTCTAATCACTATTGTTTATTACTGCAAACTTTTATAACAGCAAGCatacatttaaacaattattaattaattcaaatttgaTCAATTCAAAATGATCATTGTCTTGTAAAAGTGTCATTGCCATACACAAAAAAGGGTTGCCATTATAAAAATCacagacaataattaaatctatGGCTAGACCTATGACATGACTACAACACATTAAGTGGCAACACtgctatattataaactgacCTGTCCGGGTTGTAGCCGTGTGAAATCCAGGGACCCTTGGCTGCTGATGCTTCGCTTGCCGGCTCTAATATCCTTAACTCTTTTTATGGCCAACAGTATTTTCTTTTGGTGGCCGAGCCTTACTATACCCATGTCTTCTAAGTCCTGTAAATGATTGTATTGTTTGCTGATTTCAAGGCTTAATAGGAGATATGTACTTAAAATTCcaagaaataatattgcaaaGTTCCGATAAAAATGAAGTGCTTAATCTTATAAAAAGTTTCTATTTGATGTAATTAAGTCATTTGATAAGAAAAATACCATAggaattttattgtatcaCAGCATATCATACTTTTGATTCAGTTTGATCAATAATTATGTTGATGAATTTTTGTATTCTCTTTGTATGTCTTTAATTAGTGTAAACAATTGTTGGCTAtcctttgtaataaataaatgaaatgaatgaatgactAAAAAAATGGCGCAAATTCTTTATAATGTTGACACAGATAATGTAAACCCTATAGTGACATGATAacaaaaaaacgacgtgtggcactcggggactgccgcggtaaagctattgcatgctatgccttcaagccacacctccacccgtcggagtggggagcgtgaggttttttcgttacggaatttctcgattcggtccccgcgctcaaggcccgcgatagaagctatgcaatagctcaAAATCACAATACAGTTTCTTTAAACGACTCTTTCTATACTGACCTCCCAAGCGAGTTGCGTGACGTCATGCACGGTGCGGTATCCCTGCGCGACGAGCGCCGGCCCGTACTCCTCCAGCCGGAGGAGACGGAGCCATTCCTCGAGCGAGCCCtggaattaatataaaattaaatttttcaataaatgatttgttttattgtttagtgGTGTTCTAGTGGGCTATGATcctgtaattttttattgttttggaTGTGGTGATGTTCTAGTGGTGGTATGAGATTGAGACTTTACACGTAGTACATGTTATTTGTAgtgaagtattttttaatttatgaataggTGATCAGCTTTCCTATACTGTGGCTGCAGAGACTTTTTGACCAAACCATCagttaaacattaaattattattccatGCAGGCTAATGAGGCTGTCAAAATGAAGTTAATTGATTTagaaatattgataaaactaTTGAAAATTGTAATGACTTTTGAAAAGTGCACTAATCAGAAACGTGCATAATGAAGAGCAATAGACATAGgaaatttacaatctatttaatattcagaATACTTTATACCAAAAATAGTAAAGTTCCTTACCGGTATATAATCTGGCAGATTATCCGGCACGTTCAGATTGGCCAACTCCGCCTTTAACCGCTTCCTATGGTTCGGTTTCTTAATTCCCACCGCTGTAAGGTCTTCAGGTGTCATGCGTGTTACTGTGGCGAGGTCGTAGCCGGCTTCTATGAAAAGACGGGCGTATTCTTCCATTTGCAGATCAGCTAACCATGCGTGGATTATGTCTGGGTCCTGTAAGGGGATCATTTATTATTCGTTTTTGTTTGGGAGTGCAATATTGAGTAAAATATCTACGTACATAggaagtttaaatattataatatgtattatatatatttctatGTAGCTTTAACTAAAGAAGAACTAGATGGCTTTATTATGCATAAAGTGAAAAGGGATACGCTTTTATTGGTTTTCAGGATTAACTCTAAAAGTAatcattttgaatttatattttttggtttttatggcattcaaatgctttataaatataaatttataaagaatagaaaaaattcgatcacgaggcgggacttgaacccgcatccttcgcgccattccggggcggatgcctaaccaactcagccactcgtgacccgcctttttctactctttataaatttatagtcaTCATTTTGCCATAAATTTTGTGTGTGTCAAAGACGATACAATAGATATAAATGGCGTGAAAGGATTGCAGAATGAAGATATGACTGTGTTCTTACTTTATTTAGTTAggttagcgtttagctactattatgtattctgtggttagGTACAAACTAaacatatacatttaaatattggcGCGTGTAAAATTGGTAGCACTGGCAATATTCAGTCGCTCCAACAGCTCAGTATACCCACCGGTAGTCCCTGCGCGATCATCGCCCGCACTCTGTCCACGGTGTCCCCGCAGTGGCAGGCCGCGTGGTGGTGGTGCGGCATGCGGCCGGACGCACGCCCGCTGTCCAGGGACGCGGACGAGTGCCGCGACCCAGACCCGGCTGACCCGGATGACGAGCCGGGACTGTCACGCCCGGGGCTCTGGAAAAAGGAATATAATGTGTAATCTTTTATCAAAGAGCTTAGTGTATCTTTAATCAAGGAACTGATGAGTGGCAATGCCATATGTTACGGCTTCACGTATTTTTAATGCTTGTAGGGGTAGCAAGTTGAAGTAAGTCTCTGTAGAAGTTCTAGTTAAAATTGCTTGATAAGCGAAAtcattgaattattattgttgatTCAATTAGAAAAATATCTTGCAGTGAACATTGTTTTTACGTGTCTATGGTACAAGGTATGGTACAAGATACTAGATGGCGTTAAGTAAAATGACCAAGAAgctattacattaaaaatttgtaCAAATTATAAGCTATATACTAACTTTTCTTTCATAGCCAGCGTTACAAATGCTTTGGCACAATATTGTACTacattctttataatatacctaagaACTCATCATACCTGTGTCATATCAATCCCCTGGTCGTCACTCAGCGCAAGCTGGTGATGGTAGTACACCGCCGCCTTGTGCGTGAGCGGCTGCGAGGGCGGCGGGAACGTGAACGTGCCCCCTCCGGCGGGGCTCTTGCCGAGACTCCCGCTGGCCCCGGACACCCCGGACACGCCTGATACTGTGCTCCCATAGTCGGAGTGGTCATCTGGAATATTATAACGATGTATATTGTAATTGGTATAGAAAGattatttagtaatctgtTAGACCtagtttaaaatgttattattctcttatattttgtaaaatcgtGAAGTGTCTTCTATTCGAGACCCTGATTTCTATCAAGAAATTTAAGCCGCTatctaataagaaaaattaggTATGATTAATATTAGGACGAAATTTTTTATcgactttaaatttttattttttcagagCGTAGATAGGGCATTGTATGATGCTGCTCAGCTCTAAGTGAAACCGGAACTTTTATTTAGGCACCTTTCCTTTTTTAAGACACctataatttcataatactTCTAGCAATTTGCTAAATTCGGTTCATATGTCAGTTTCTTCAGAGAAGAATCGGCCGATCCAATTAGCTTAGAAGTCCAAACTTACCACGCGTATGTGACGGCGTGTCCGGCGGCTGGGGGTACGCCTGCTCTTCGCACGACGCGTACCCCTGCGACCCGAAGCTGGACCCCGAGTGCCTGTGCTGCGGGGTCCCGAACGCATCGCCGGGCACCGCGGGGGGCGGCACCCGTTTCGCGGTCGCCGTCTTGCCGGCGCTGCCGCCGCCTCGTGACATTCCGCCCACTGGAAAAACAGAACGTACAAAAGTTTACTAAATGTCAGTTGTAATAGGCTGGGGTGTTAGTGGAATGTGATCTTTATTTGGAAAATTCGTAGAGTCAAAATTGTAGTTACGCATGTTATATTGTGATGTTTACAAAGTGGAGCCAATATGAGTACAATAGTTTTTTGTTCTCACGAAAGTTTTATCCTTTCCAATGTTTATTtgaagtacataatatataacctACATAATATCTTGCTTTATGACGTAGCAATGTGTGGAAACTGAAGACAGAAGTTATGATCAGTTTTTAGTGTTGCATTTGTATACTAGTTACgagtttataaaatgtagagCTATAAGCAATCCAATAAAATCCGGTATATAAaacaccaaaaaaaaaaaagaaaacacgCACATAATTAAGTAACAAAAATCTGTTGAAGATAAGTTACAGGGCACCAGCATTACTTCCTACATTTACACCAAGATAACAAACCCTTCAACATTTAACCTCACCACGGTTCagcgtatatttttacaaagctAATAAGGCATTAACGTCATCCCGTCAAACCTTATCAAAGGGCGTCGACCGCATTAGCAAAATGAGTTACAGCTGATAAACGAAAGATTCGGCTATATAGTATATCCTCCCTCCATCATCAATCATGATGGACGGAGATCCTATCGTGTACGGAGGACGCTAATTTCTCCATTAAAATTGACAAAGTAATCTTGGAATAGAGCGCTAATTACGGTCGGTGTTTATGAAGATTCTTTAATGGGGGTTATTATTTTGCAGTATTTTTTGGTAcggttttattgtttgttttcacCTAAAAATGTTCTATGTGTAAACGTAGTTATTAGTAGGATACAAGTTACCTATGTATTTCATTAGGTAAAACTATTTCAAACTCAAATGTCTATAAAggcataattatttatatgctATATAAATccactaatattttaaatatttattaataagtatgtTTATGAACgcttaaaatatgtttatgtgcattttatcttaaaattttaGGCCAATAATTACAGTCATCAATACTCGCTAAATCGATGTTTTTGTCGAGATTCTTTACCGATTTCTCGTAAAATCAAAGATTTATGATATTGCCGATTTGCAGCCATTAAGAAACGGTAATTATTGCAAGTTATATGTCGATTTTAATATTCGTAAGTGGTTATACCTTCcttgtacaaataaaaaattgagtaAAGAAGCcagttttaattttcataaattttatgacgatgaaataaactaaattataaaaagtttgCTTATTATTGCCTATATTGCCTACctctaatgaaaaaaatgtatcattcTATTCATTTTTCAAATGCTAGTGTTTTGTCAGTTTACTGAATGACTATTTAATTAGAACATTGAAGATTTATCACTTCATCTCACATCCAAGCTAATTCTGCAACAGAAGCTTACCTActccaaaaataatttaccatGGCCATGAGAGATCTTAAAAATCTCATTTATCATTTACCTCCTAAAACCCACAACGGGCCACTTCGAACTTCATTATCCGAGGTTCCTCATTGGCCACGTTTGATGGATTCCTTCAAGCTCGGGCATTACATTCGCACGGTTTACGACTTTGAAAGGAGCCATAAAAGTGGTATTTTGGAGGATTACCGTTGAtataatgacattaatttgttACTTATCCGGCTACCTACTTTCGCGCTGGCGCTGTTAAacctgatttattttttaaccaaCGCTGTTAgctcttttattttcttttctacGTGATTTGTTTGTCGCAATTGATAGACTTTTGTAAGCAGTGGCATGTGAAAGTGGCGGGAAacgaattattttttcttgttgttattttttactgtttGTGTGTGTAATATTTCGTTGATATTATGCGTTTCACTTCTTTAAAggttatcatattttatttttattttcaattaaattttaattaaatttgttaatataaataggtaatgaTAAAATCATGTCTTATACGTTTTTATACGTatcaataaatcaataattgtCTCACAAATGGAAACCGTCCCACACGATACATGATATGAATTGTATCGAACCTTGTTATTGACATAATAaggtacaattattaaaaaaaatgacaatcaCAGTAATTAAATCAATTAGCATTACAATTGTAGGTTTAGCGCCATCTAGGCGCCGCTGTGTGAATCAATTAGAAATAAATCTGTAAGATCTAACCACATTCTTTACGTCGTCagactttattaaaatacaattatgcGGCGCCAACATTATTGCTCGGTTATTTTTAGTGCTTACTTAATTTGCAAACTCGATTTATTATCGGGGGACAATTTATCTTTATCATTCTGTACGTCCTACGTCGTTATGGTAAGCTTTTGCTGTTTTGATGTAAGCTTGATTATCTGTGTCGAAGTTCTACTTACTTTGGTGAGAAGACTGATGATTTTAAATGACTACAAGATTTTAAATGTTTGGgcactattataatatattctcaGGTTTGGGCCTGAAACTAGTTAGCAATACATATAGTTTCCCCTcgtgttttaataaatatactacctACGCTACGCTAGTCattttggtaaaaaaatattaccttaCTGCATAAAATGTACGCGCAAATTATTCGAGAACAAGTTACCTACGAgatactaaaattaataaaatattgctgCATGTCGTGGGaacatatcaaaataaaacacaataatcATAAAGTACacgttatattaattatccaATATTAAACTAAGTTATGAGGTACATTAGTCAAATATTGCATTTATATCCTATAATTACGCGGTTAAATTATTTGAGTAATTTACTGTATAGACTTGAGAATCGAATTTTATTGCCGATAGATATCATATCATTTGTGAAactttgcctataaaatatgttatattatatataaaattctcgtgtcacaatgttagtctgcatactcctccgaaacggctggaccgattctcatgaaattttctgtgcatatcgggtaagtctgagaatcggccaacatctatttttcatatgtaccacgggcgaagccggggcggaccactagttatcttataaaaatgaatcgcaaaatgtgttggtaagcgcataactcgagaacggctgaaccgatttcgataattcattttttattatattccttgaagtacgaggatggttcttatgtaggcctgtacatgtaccacgggcgaagccggggcggaccgctagtacattataatttatacctaattaatataagaACACTAAGAAACAGTACCTGAATATAGTCTTTGAAGATGCGGAGTACCGCATATTACTAGTAAGTAATTTGTCAATATATCTATGTGTGAATTAATCCAATAGTAtatgattatttaataatttatttatatattattttatactacatATTCTTATAAGACTAGTCGCTAGAGAACCTCGAAGGATAAACTATGTCTACCTATTGTTATTGATATA
It includes:
- the LOC123695739 gene encoding caskin-2 isoform X3, which translates into the protein MEPVNNNVGGMSRGGGSAGKTATAKRVPPPAVPGDAFGTPQHRHSGSSFGSQGYASCEEQAYPQPPDTPSHTRDDHSDYGSTVSGVSGVSGASGSLGKSPAGGGTFTFPPPSQPLTHKAAVYYHHQLALSDDQGIDMTQSPGRDSPGSSSGSAGSGSRHSSASLDSGRASGRMPHHHHAACHCGDTVDRVRAMIAQGLPDPDIIHAWLADLQMEEYARLFIEAGYDLATVTRMTPEDLTAVGIKKPNHRKRLKAELANLNVPDNLPDYIPGSLEEWLRLLRLEEYGPALVAQGYRTVHDVTQLAWEDLEDMGIVRLGHQKKILLAIKRVKDIRAGKRSISSQGSLDFTRLQPGQDLYPSEQYQHWERHARSYHKPPDLNFDALQTPLCGTDLVPIQIRHPRGKSLESLEDPSERTSHTTFSPEAGFYYGGQWRRSYDDGDITPTNDSSYEGGGTLPRPRGLVRPRPVAKIQATPAYRDKSPDYTYDEIAYSARLQRVAYGASPHVARKPPPEPPKRQSSQYAPFTRFGQTTVEIHPEKSLPLSLPAYPSSDSLSVSLDSTGLLPPPPAPSSPPRRYEDDKMRTGSDASFKSSSSTESDSIPFANENAGTIKQNRGQIAGRPHTDYGRTTIGLASLPPRPPTDKPIHLPEHKDEKSTEPVDVLNDIGNMLANLTDELDAMLEEEKRQGLTDS
- the LOC123695739 gene encoding caskin-2 isoform X4, giving the protein MRKINVGGMSRGGGSAGKTATAKRVPPPAVPGDAFGTPQHRHSGSSFGSQGYASCEEQAYPQPPDTPSHTRDDHSDYGSTVSGVSGVSGASGSLGKSPAGGGTFTFPPPSQPLTHKAAVYYHHQLALSDDQGIDMTQSPGRDSPGSSSGSAGSGSRHSSASLDSGRASGRMPHHHHAACHCGDTVDRVRAMIAQGLPDPDIIHAWLADLQMEEYARLFIEAGYDLATVTRMTPEDLTAVGIKKPNHRKRLKAELANLNVPDNLPDYIPGSLEEWLRLLRLEEYGPALVAQGYRTVHDVTQLAWEDLEDMGIVRLGHQKKILLAIKRVKDIRAGKRSISSQGSLDFTRLQPGQDLYPSEQYQHWERHARSYHKPPDLNFDALQTPLCGTDLVPIQIRHPRGKSLESLEDPSERTSHTTFSPEAGFYYGGQWRRSYDDGDITPTNDSSYEGGGTLPRPRGLVRPRPVAKIQATPAYRDKSPDYTYDEIAYSARLQRVAYGASPHVARKPPPEPPKRQSSQYAPFTRFGQTTVEIHPEKSLPLSLPAYPSSDSLSVSLDSTGLLPPPPAPSSPPRRYEDDKMRTGSDASFKSSSSTESDSIPFANENAGTIKQNRGQIAGRPHTDYGRTTIGLASLPPRPPTDKPIHLPEHKDEKSTEPVDVLNDIGNMLANLTDELDAMLEEEKRQGLTDS